A genome region from Rickettsiales endosymbiont of Stachyamoeba lipophora includes the following:
- a CDS encoding succinate dehydrogenase iron-sulfur subunit produces MVELALPKNSKIQKGKEFIIDQEGDQLAEFKIYRYDPDSGELPRLDTFKVSKKRFGPMVLDALIYLKGHVDGTLTFRRSCREGICGSCAMNIDGTNTLACTKAIDDVKGNVKIYPLPHMPIIKDLVPDLTTFYAQYRSIEPWLKVDTQASINRERLQSPEDREKIDGLYECILCACCSTSCPSYWWNGDKYLGPAILLQAYRWLADSRDEGTGERLDELMDPFKLYRCHTIMNCTNTCPKGLNPAKAIAQIKKMMVERQGL; encoded by the coding sequence ATGGTTGAATTAGCGTTACCCAAAAACTCTAAAATACAAAAGGGTAAAGAATTTATTATAGATCAAGAAGGCGACCAACTTGCTGAGTTTAAAATTTACCGTTATGATCCAGATTCAGGGGAATTGCCTCGGTTAGATACTTTTAAAGTTAGCAAAAAACGCTTTGGTCCAATGGTGTTAGATGCGTTGATATACCTTAAGGGGCATGTTGATGGAACTTTGACTTTTAGACGCTCATGCCGTGAAGGAATTTGCGGCAGTTGTGCAATGAACATTGATGGAACTAACACTTTAGCTTGTACCAAGGCTATCGATGATGTTAAAGGAAATGTAAAAATTTATCCGCTTCCTCATATGCCGATAATAAAAGATTTAGTTCCTGATTTAACTACTTTTTATGCACAATATCGTTCTATTGAGCCATGGCTTAAGGTGGATACCCAAGCATCTATCAATCGTGAAAGATTACAATCACCTGAAGATCGAGAAAAAATAGATGGTTTATATGAGTGCATTCTATGCGCTTGTTGCTCAACAAGTTGCCCAAGCTATTGGTGGAATGGTGACAAATATTTAGGTCCTGCTATTTTGCTCCAGGCTTATCGGTGGCTTGCCGATTCAAGAGATGAAGGTACTGGTGAAAGACTAGATGAGTTAATGGATCCATTTAAGCTATATAGATGCCACACTATTATGAATTGCACTAATACTTGCCCTAAAGGATTAAATCCTGCTAAAGCTATTGCTCAAATTAAAAAGATGATGGTTGAAAGACAAGGACTTTAA
- a CDS encoding flagellar hook assembly protein FlgD has product MSNIDSRHSSPVFKELSADKNPYVTKMRPIKENSSSAAAKKEQLYADKEAYLNLLITQLKNQNPQSPTDTSQMTQMIVSISQAEQVIEANQKMEKILELQLQSHRMNATSLIGKEIEYDTAEQNLEGGKQTTFQFKLGRDAEMVKVKIYDDREHLVRTVHAEKESLTEGYHDFKWDGRNDKGELMSDDNYKIQVEAVDEKGAPIEVYTNAKSKIIGILEEMGSIKLLLENGKSIDESQAKIYMERSNFEKEVTSQEKALQQLKPSMQNINLGLGEEAKINIEELLN; this is encoded by the coding sequence ATGAGCAATATAGATTCAAGGCATTCATCACCGGTATTTAAAGAATTATCAGCCGATAAAAATCCTTATGTCACGAAGATGCGTCCAATAAAAGAGAATTCTTCAAGTGCTGCCGCTAAAAAAGAGCAGTTATATGCTGATAAAGAGGCTTATTTAAACTTACTTATAACTCAGCTGAAAAATCAAAATCCTCAAAGTCCTACTGATACATCTCAAATGACTCAGATGATAGTGTCTATTTCACAGGCTGAACAAGTTATAGAAGCAAACCAAAAAATGGAAAAAATTCTTGAGTTGCAATTACAGTCCCATCGAATGAATGCAACCAGCCTTATCGGTAAAGAAATTGAATATGATACTGCCGAACAAAATCTGGAGGGTGGCAAGCAAACTACCTTCCAATTTAAATTGGGAAGAGATGCTGAGATGGTGAAAGTTAAAATTTATGATGATAGAGAGCATTTGGTAAGGACTGTGCATGCTGAAAAAGAAAGCCTAACAGAGGGCTATCATGACTTTAAATGGGACGGCAGAAACGATAAAGGTGAATTAATGTCTGATGATAATTATAAAATCCAAGTTGAAGCAGTAGATGAAAAGGGAGCACCAATAGAGGTGTATACCAATGCAAAATCTAAAATTATAGGAATATTAGAAGAAATGGGGAGCATTAAGCTTTTACTTGAAAATGGTAAATCAATAGATGAAAGCCAAGCTAAAATTTATATGGAAAGATCTAACTTTGAAAAAGAAGTTACATCCCAAGAAAAAGCCCTGCAACAATTAAAGCCATCAATGCAAAACATAAACTTAGGGTTGGGCGAAGAAGCAAAAATAAATATTGAAGAATTATTAAATTAA
- a CDS encoding phosphoribosyltransferase, with translation MFFKDREDAGKKLAGKLRHYVGKHHTLILALPRGGVPVAHEVARSLNIPFDVFIVRKLGTPRSSELAMGAITLGGHIIFNEDIIQMYSITPEDIKREVAKQEQELQRRNELYRSGKPFPNIKNQIIILIDDGIATGATISVAVKALKEEHPAKIIIATPIAPQDIYEKLKKQVDEVICLDVPEVFYGVGQFYQDFSQTSDEEVIKLLENPTAVND, from the coding sequence GTGTTCTTTAAAGATAGGGAAGATGCAGGAAAAAAACTTGCAGGTAAATTAAGACATTATGTAGGCAAGCATCATACTTTGATACTTGCTTTACCTAGAGGAGGTGTTCCGGTTGCTCATGAGGTTGCTAGGTCATTAAATATCCCCTTTGATGTATTTATAGTGCGTAAGCTGGGTACACCCCGTTCTTCAGAACTGGCCATGGGAGCTATAACCCTAGGTGGCCATATTATCTTTAATGAAGATATAATTCAGATGTATTCCATTACACCAGAAGATATTAAGCGGGAGGTAGCAAAGCAAGAGCAAGAATTACAACGGCGCAATGAATTATATAGAAGCGGTAAACCTTTCCCTAATATTAAAAATCAAATTATTATCCTTATAGATGATGGGATTGCAACGGGTGCAACCATCTCGGTGGCGGTTAAAGCATTAAAAGAAGAACATCCTGCAAAAATAATTATTGCCACTCCTATCGCTCCACAAGATATTTATGAAAAACTAAAAAAACAAGTAGATGAGGTTATTTGTTTAGATGTTCCTGAGGTCTTTTATGGAGTAGGACAATTTTATCAGGATTTTTCTCAAACTAGCGATGAGGAAGTTATAAAATTACTTGAGAACCCAACTGCAGTAAACGATTAG
- a CDS encoding erythromycin esterase family protein, with protein MNELQAYCIKFPNHHSDYNALMELVGEAEVVLIGESTHGTEEFYQHRAEMTKRLIIEKSFNTIAIEGDWPDTYAINQYVRGKSNVKSSIAALEGFTRFPTWMWRNSTIIEFIDWLYDYNLSLTESERIGFYGLDLYSLEASIQEIIKFLENVDTEAANRAKERYACFDHFKHDLQSYGYASVFGITKSCEDAVIEQLIDLNTNIYKSLKEKGLKEDELFNAELNARLIKNAEKYYRSMFSNDVTSWNIRDTHMAETLEALSKHLTITRLRPAKIAVWAHNSHIGDARATEMGRKRGELNIGQLARQKYKNKTINIGFLTYSGTVTASSSWDGIAQRKYVRPAIHNSYEAYFHKLNIPRFMLNLKDEKVANLIPNNMLERAIGVIYRPQTERGSHYFYADLANQFDVVIYLDATKAVRPLETTAIWHEGEVFETFPSGI; from the coding sequence ATGAATGAGTTACAAGCATATTGCATAAAATTTCCTAACCACCATTCAGATTATAATGCCCTTATGGAGCTAGTAGGAGAAGCTGAAGTTGTACTAATCGGCGAATCTACCCACGGCACAGAGGAATTTTATCAACACCGGGCTGAAATGACTAAAAGATTGATTATAGAAAAATCTTTTAATACAATTGCTATAGAAGGAGACTGGCCAGATACTTATGCCATTAATCAGTATGTTAGAGGTAAGAGTAATGTTAAAAGTAGCATAGCAGCCTTAGAGGGGTTTACAAGATTTCCAACCTGGATGTGGCGTAACAGTACTATCATAGAGTTTATAGATTGGTTATATGATTATAATTTAAGTTTAACAGAATCAGAAAGAATTGGTTTTTACGGACTTGATCTATATAGTTTAGAGGCCTCTATACAGGAAATAATTAAATTTCTAGAAAACGTGGATACAGAGGCTGCTAACCGAGCTAAAGAACGATATGCTTGTTTTGATCATTTTAAACATGATTTGCAAAGTTATGGGTATGCCAGTGTATTTGGTATAACTAAATCTTGTGAAGACGCAGTTATTGAGCAATTGATCGATTTAAATACCAATATTTATAAATCTTTAAAAGAAAAAGGCCTTAAAGAAGACGAGCTGTTTAATGCTGAGTTAAATGCAAGGCTGATTAAAAATGCCGAAAAATATTATAGATCAATGTTTAGTAATGATGTTACCTCATGGAATATTAGAGATACTCACATGGCTGAGACTTTAGAAGCTTTAAGCAAACATTTAACGATAACTAGATTGCGTCCTGCCAAGATAGCCGTTTGGGCACATAATTCTCATATAGGTGATGCCAGAGCTACAGAAATGGGTAGAAAAAGAGGGGAATTAAATATAGGGCAGCTTGCACGGCAAAAATACAAAAATAAAACTATTAATATTGGATTTTTGACTTATTCAGGAACTGTTACAGCTTCCTCAAGTTGGGATGGAATAGCACAGCGTAAATACGTGAGACCTGCTATCCATAATAGCTATGAAGCTTATTTTCATAAGCTCAATATACCTAGATTTATGCTAAATTTAAAAGATGAAAAGGTGGCTAATTTAATACCAAATAATATGTTGGAACGAGCGATAGGAGTAATTTACCGCCCACAAACTGAAAGAGGGAGCCATTATTTTTATGCAGATCTGGCAAATCAATTTGATGTGGTCATTTATTTAGATGCAACAAAAGCGGTGAGGCCTTTAGAAACTACTGCCATCTGGCATGAGGGAGAAGTATTCGAAACCTTTCCTTCAGGAATTTAG
- a CDS encoding flagellar hook-length control protein FliK, translating to MQTTLLNFNNVMPYNESYERNKTSLNNHKQSLQTNNNTQKVAPSKEAKAHKSINVNIVSSSQSSKIVVSNHAGQSKTNTNVAPQVTIEQQVTNEQLIFNQLANEISELETTLIIKRDGVLNYAQIAALNPELQQLVIGRDGNNIINSELISNRINYDLAANFEQLSEINSNQNTQQDYEQMGMVGFDEFLNKNSALLEQVDPQAIAAGSVAVIQDEAQKLSDKNVNNDMGELITLGQGDEQQAIEGDQELARLDSYREFVESSKLIEQQIKNNVIKTEKSTLQLSPELENPNKKQQQKNWQNFEPALDNKELLSDGIISENSAEKLAAEQINNIITANFKNSAEEAPQLNLKVELFKEEDPFKEVLMQVDQDINELEARLNNSFTKVSESSNFEQQLNQELLKQIEVSSGELPHETQNIKNPLPLHDQVRIGITKGINDNNGKVVLQLDPHHLGKVEITMSFNENRIAHLTIQAEKKEALELLQKDFGVLEKNLDNNGIKIAESNISFNLMNDSRQDSKQNREFMEDYRETFKVSNVDTDDNYQKQQQLVLNAYQSTMESDKLDILV from the coding sequence ATGCAAACCACTTTATTGAATTTTAATAATGTAATGCCTTATAATGAGAGTTATGAGCGTAATAAAACCTCACTAAATAACCATAAACAATCTTTACAAACAAACAATAATACCCAAAAGGTTGCACCTAGCAAGGAAGCTAAAGCACATAAATCAATAAATGTAAATATTGTTAGCTCTTCGCAAAGTAGTAAAATAGTGGTTTCAAATCACGCCGGCCAGAGCAAAACTAACACTAACGTGGCTCCGCAAGTTACTATAGAACAACAAGTTACAAATGAGCAATTGATATTCAATCAACTCGCAAATGAAATTAGTGAATTAGAAACGACATTAATTATTAAAAGAGATGGCGTGTTAAATTATGCTCAGATTGCTGCGTTAAATCCTGAATTGCAACAGCTAGTTATAGGAAGAGATGGTAATAATATAATTAACTCAGAGCTAATAAGTAATAGGATAAATTATGATTTAGCAGCAAATTTTGAGCAGCTATCTGAAATAAATAGTAACCAAAATACCCAGCAAGATTATGAACAAATGGGTATGGTTGGTTTTGATGAGTTTTTAAATAAAAATTCTGCGCTGTTAGAGCAAGTTGATCCTCAAGCTATAGCAGCTGGGTCGGTTGCCGTGATTCAGGATGAAGCTCAAAAACTATCTGATAAGAATGTTAACAATGATATGGGAGAACTCATAACATTAGGGCAGGGTGATGAACAGCAGGCTATAGAAGGAGATCAGGAGCTTGCTAGGTTAGATAGCTATCGTGAATTTGTGGAAAGCAGCAAGCTGATAGAGCAGCAAATTAAAAATAACGTAATTAAAACAGAGAAATCAACGTTACAACTATCGCCTGAGTTGGAAAATCCTAATAAAAAACAACAACAAAAGAATTGGCAAAATTTTGAGCCGGCATTGGATAATAAAGAATTATTAAGTGATGGTATTATATCAGAAAATTCTGCAGAAAAATTAGCAGCCGAACAAATTAATAATATTATAACTGCTAACTTTAAAAATTCAGCTGAAGAAGCACCGCAGCTCAATCTTAAAGTTGAACTTTTCAAGGAAGAAGATCCTTTTAAAGAAGTTTTAATGCAAGTAGATCAAGACATAAATGAGCTAGAAGCTAGATTAAACAACTCTTTTACAAAAGTCTCTGAGAGCAGCAATTTTGAACAGCAACTTAATCAAGAATTATTAAAGCAAATAGAAGTATCCTCAGGCGAACTACCTCATGAAACTCAAAATATTAAAAATCCGCTTCCCCTCCATGACCAGGTAAGGATAGGAATTACCAAAGGCATTAATGATAATAATGGCAAAGTAGTCTTACAACTAGATCCTCATCATTTAGGGAAAGTAGAAATTACTATGAGTTTTAACGAAAATCGGATTGCTCATTTAACCATCCAGGCAGAGAAAAAGGAAGCTTTAGAATTGTTACAAAAGGATTTTGGCGTCCTAGAAAAGAATTTAGATAACAATGGCATAAAAATTGCTGAAAGTAATATTAGTTTTAATTTAATGAATGATTCTAGACAAGACAGCAAGCAGAATAGAGAGTTTATGGAGGATTATCGTGAGACTTTTAAGGTAAGTAATGTAGACACTGATGATAATTATCAAAAACAGCAACAATTAGTTCTTAATGCTTATCAGTCCACTATGGAATCAGATAAATTAGATATTTTGGTATAG
- a CDS encoding FAD-dependent monooxygenase encodes MLYLPRSAKILVYVMGTLATEQHLDKKDQSIVIAGAGPVGSLTALLMGSCFPNKDIIVLEKRIEYGRKHGLNIWNSTITDVNSSISQIERDAKKSLKAAEKGGDQESITHFQTLLDNTSKAKQFLKKNFQGELISKFIATNKISQMLEDKAVEIGNGRVKFLKGEQYALTDESLAEAMGNKTLPAELERSELQKILANAEMIIGADGAHSKVREQVFKEPEPQTEVIQHLIEIKLDLNKNTTPASSKLQIVAKTIGDFLSRTILPTLETGKLNIWTEGKEKVATLHILVNEDVYNELRNNKGSDGKEMGTLQNPYSSLKDLPEGEAKKIIEKGIYETIGAKNIVPGSLKIATIPMQVYKAKEMVTVKNNKLFNIIGDAAVGLIFIRGVNNGLQAAGHLTKSTYEMVKNREKSTKLTELPKEMLKYQQKELAVADQKMNGIRRESKALILVKMAAFVLSKPLKAIKAVIAKFSKKNNQEIINLDAQDNKESKPSKPPKSSEKGLLPMIIAEETLSAAMQDRLQALKDGNNDKVKDQGANLINDLNKMKETIEATIENQFISSTTQVKLNIDQHSSQIKFEIPNNFQGFLLINRMDKDGKFLNSKNSGNLDILKITNLTKNGQQVQVVELVAEGNNGNSRCNQLITESKTFKESLMVTKRAKDMEPDILSSLTQSSLFQKAKNNSNRTM; translated from the coding sequence ATGTTATACTTACCTAGATCAGCAAAAATATTGGTGTATGTTATGGGTACTTTAGCAACTGAGCAACATCTCGACAAAAAAGATCAAAGCATAGTTATAGCAGGTGCCGGGCCTGTTGGTTCGTTAACAGCTTTGCTAATGGGTAGCTGCTTTCCAAATAAAGATATTATTGTATTAGAGAAGCGTATTGAATATGGCCGAAAGCACGGGTTAAATATTTGGAATTCAACCATAACTGATGTAAATAGCAGTATAAGCCAAATCGAACGTGATGCTAAAAAATCTTTAAAAGCAGCAGAAAAAGGGGGTGACCAAGAATCCATAACTCATTTTCAAACCTTATTAGATAATACTAGTAAGGCCAAGCAGTTTTTAAAGAAAAATTTTCAAGGTGAGTTAATTAGTAAATTTATTGCAACTAATAAAATATCACAAATGCTTGAAGATAAAGCTGTTGAAATAGGTAATGGCAGAGTAAAATTTTTAAAAGGCGAGCAATATGCTCTAACTGATGAATCTCTAGCGGAAGCAATGGGTAATAAAACTTTACCTGCTGAACTTGAAAGAAGTGAATTGCAAAAAATTCTTGCCAATGCTGAAATGATTATAGGAGCAGATGGTGCACACAGCAAAGTTAGAGAGCAGGTTTTTAAAGAACCTGAACCTCAAACGGAAGTTATTCAGCATTTAATTGAAATAAAATTAGATTTAAATAAAAATACCACTCCTGCATCTTCAAAACTCCAAATAGTTGCTAAGACTATAGGTGATTTTCTTAGTAGAACAATTTTACCTACGTTAGAAACTGGTAAACTAAATATCTGGACAGAAGGGAAAGAAAAAGTTGCTACACTTCATATATTAGTTAATGAAGATGTTTATAATGAACTGCGGAACAATAAAGGTAGTGATGGTAAAGAAATGGGAACTTTACAAAATCCTTATAGCAGTTTGAAAGATCTTCCTGAAGGGGAAGCAAAAAAAATTATAGAGAAAGGAATATATGAAACTATAGGAGCAAAAAATATTGTCCCTGGCTCTTTAAAAATAGCAACCATTCCTATGCAAGTTTATAAAGCAAAAGAGATGGTTACTGTAAAGAATAATAAGCTTTTTAATATTATTGGGGATGCTGCTGTAGGTCTAATATTCATTCGTGGTGTAAATAACGGCCTACAGGCTGCCGGACATCTTACTAAAAGCACTTATGAAATGGTAAAAAATAGAGAGAAAAGCACTAAACTAACTGAATTACCTAAGGAAATGCTGAAATACCAGCAGAAAGAATTAGCTGTGGCTGATCAAAAGATGAATGGTATTAGAAGAGAAAGTAAAGCATTGATCCTTGTGAAGATGGCTGCTTTTGTGCTCAGTAAGCCTCTTAAAGCGATTAAAGCAGTTATTGCTAAGTTTAGTAAAAAAAATAATCAAGAAATAATTAACCTAGATGCGCAAGATAACAAAGAAAGCAAGCCTTCTAAACCTCCTAAATCTAGCGAAAAAGGGTTGCTACCTATGATTATTGCTGAAGAAACTTTATCAGCTGCTATGCAGGATAGGTTACAAGCCTTAAAGGATGGTAATAACGATAAAGTAAAAGACCAAGGTGCCAACTTAATCAATGACCTCAATAAAATGAAAGAAACTATCGAAGCTACTATAGAAAACCAATTTATTTCTTCAACAACTCAAGTAAAGCTTAACATTGATCAACATAGCTCACAAATAAAGTTTGAAATACCCAATAACTTTCAAGGCTTTTTACTAATAAATAGAATGGATAAAGATGGGAAGTTTCTAAATAGCAAAAATAGTGGTAATTTAGATATTTTAAAAATAACAAATCTTACTAAGAATGGACAACAAGTACAAGTTGTAGAATTAGTTGCAGAAGGTAACAATGGAAACAGTAGATGTAACCAGCTTATAACTGAATCTAAAACTTTTAAGGAATCTCTAATGGTTACTAAAAGAGCCAAAGATATGGAGCCCGATATATTATCATCGCTAACTCAATCTTCTCTTTTTCAAAAAGCTAAAAATAATAGCAACAGAACTATGTAA
- a CDS encoding ankyrin repeat domain-containing protein — MSSSSNSDFNFNPDQHYLRKPSSTSNLMTIFQQCTEEKLESPRPIPTEAANHKGKHKRNNVHLSDIPIQGEALAKQASEANNKQQTHARTATDINIHNLEQLIRSQENDDVINDKVIKILNTLSSIAQELLSYDHMAYAALKGKKNTALTLMQKILPQDADNITKLSYYLCAGDTEKALNLIAKSDEDKPKKFDVNKILDQDSQQTALHIAAFYGHEDLVTRLIEEYKADVDIKDINLNTALHLATRFNHTNVASLLARKVAKIDALNNTNFTALDLAVYHEDDKTANAIITVLKEKLSSEELAKNLDYALHIATSDSKLHSMVRLLVNSGAKCTYKDNQQCNPLHRAFKLQQQNTAEFLINNGANVEAIDGLAQTPLHYAAAYNFETTAKLIMQKINPNNVDPYDIKGFTPLYLAALLGNLALVKILSENGAALNALTKEKKGKKAQTALHIAASKGHTEIVSYLALLPNIDPSILDYALRTALHKAAYYGKFEVVRVLTTAPKHIDVNIQDNDGWTALHYAVKKGHTEIAKYLVQHSKANINLKNHKGKIAFDCISDCKDQLKHNELRDLFNSLSIASNTALSGGNNSNIVDENAIPAAAASSKIAASPSSSGASRAIKESLAASSSKDQKPVIITTAGDKPLTTLASKQNNKDDKWQTALNFTKKYILPLVAIGIVLFVCYKVYSFKLARKNNLITKDLISNPNISSNGLTSLANKHGIASYTQKLLIGAQNNIGSKSL; from the coding sequence ATGTCAAGTTCTAGCAATTCTGATTTCAATTTCAATCCAGATCAACATTATTTAAGAAAGCCCTCTTCAACTTCAAATTTAATGACTATTTTTCAACAATGTACAGAAGAAAAATTAGAGAGCCCACGCCCAATCCCTACCGAAGCAGCTAATCACAAAGGTAAGCACAAACGTAATAATGTACATTTAAGCGATATTCCTATACAAGGGGAAGCGCTTGCTAAACAAGCTTCTGAGGCAAATAATAAGCAACAGACCCACGCACGTACAGCTACTGATATTAATATTCATAATCTTGAACAGTTAATAAGAAGCCAAGAAAACGATGATGTTATAAATGATAAAGTAATAAAAATATTAAACACGCTATCATCCATAGCTCAAGAGTTATTATCTTATGATCATATGGCTTATGCCGCTTTAAAGGGCAAAAAAAACACTGCTCTAACTTTAATGCAAAAAATTTTACCTCAAGATGCAGATAATATAACAAAACTAAGCTATTATCTTTGTGCAGGAGATACTGAAAAAGCACTAAATTTAATTGCTAAGAGTGATGAAGATAAACCAAAGAAATTTGATGTTAATAAGATTTTAGATCAAGATAGCCAGCAAACTGCATTACATATAGCTGCATTTTATGGTCATGAAGATTTGGTAACAAGGTTAATTGAAGAATATAAGGCGGATGTAGATATTAAAGATATAAATCTTAATACAGCACTTCATCTTGCTACCCGTTTCAATCATACTAATGTTGCCTCTTTGCTAGCCCGTAAGGTAGCGAAAATAGATGCTCTTAATAACACTAATTTTACTGCCTTAGATCTGGCTGTATATCATGAAGATGATAAAACCGCAAATGCGATAATTACAGTTTTAAAAGAAAAACTAAGTAGTGAGGAACTAGCCAAAAACTTAGATTACGCTCTACATATTGCTACATCTGATAGTAAGCTACACAGTATGGTAAGATTATTAGTGAATAGTGGAGCAAAATGTACTTATAAAGATAACCAACAATGTAATCCATTGCATAGAGCATTCAAGTTACAACAACAAAATACCGCTGAGTTCTTAATTAACAATGGTGCAAATGTAGAAGCAATAGATGGTCTTGCTCAAACGCCATTACACTACGCTGCAGCTTATAATTTTGAGACAACAGCTAAATTAATAATGCAAAAAATAAATCCAAATAATGTTGATCCATATGATATAAAAGGATTTACACCATTATATCTAGCAGCACTTTTAGGAAATTTAGCGTTAGTAAAAATTTTATCTGAAAATGGGGCCGCTTTAAATGCTCTTACTAAAGAGAAAAAAGGGAAAAAAGCGCAAACTGCCCTACATATAGCAGCAAGTAAAGGCCATACTGAGATTGTGTCTTATTTAGCCTTATTACCCAATATAGACCCAAGTATACTTGATTACGCTCTGAGAACCGCTCTTCATAAAGCTGCTTATTACGGAAAATTTGAAGTAGTTCGAGTTTTAACCACAGCGCCAAAGCACATTGATGTAAATATTCAAGATAATGATGGTTGGACAGCTTTACATTATGCTGTAAAGAAAGGTCATACAGAAATAGCAAAATATTTAGTACAACACTCTAAAGCTAATATTAATCTAAAAAATCACAAAGGTAAGATAGCTTTTGATTGTATATCAGATTGTAAGGATCAACTAAAACACAACGAGCTTAGAGATTTATTCAATTCGTTATCAATAGCAAGTAATACAGCATTATCAGGGGGTAATAATAGCAATATTGTAGATGAGAACGCTATACCTGCTGCCGCAGCTTCTTCTAAGATTGCTGCCTCTCCTTCTTCTAGTGGCGCAAGCAGAGCAATAAAAGAAAGCTTAGCCGCTTCTTCGAGCAAAGATCAAAAACCTGTTATTATTACTACAGCAGGAGATAAGCCTTTAACAACGCTCGCTAGTAAGCAAAATAATAAAGATGATAAGTGGCAGACCGCTTTAAATTTTACTAAAAAATATATTTTACCTTTAGTTGCTATTGGAATTGTATTATTTGTTTGTTATAAAGTTTATAGTTTTAAATTAGCACGAAAAAATAATTTAATAACAAAAGATTTAATTTCCAATCCTAACATTTCAAGTAATGGTTTAACTAGCCTGGCTAACAAGCATGGAATTGCTAGTTATACACAAAAACTTTTAATTGGCGCACAAAACAATATAGGCTCTAAAAGCTTGTAA